GGGATGCCGATTCATCGCGGGGATCAGGTTTATCGGCCGTCGCAGCGCGATCCGAAGCCACAGAACGCATCGGCGATGATTCTCGCCGCCGCGATGCCCAAGACCGAGGAAGCGGAGGCTGACGTTCACGGCTGAACGTCAGCGGAGGCGGTCTCGCCGTCTCTGTTGGTCAATATCCGACCGTGAACCGCTGTTTGATATGCGCCCCGCGCTCGAATTCGTCGAGAAACGCGATGGCGAAATCGTCGAAGGAAATCCAGCTTCTGCCATTGGCGTCGACGAGCAGTTCGTCGACACCAATGCGGAAACGCTGCGTGCGCGGGCCGCTCACGAACTCCGCCGACGGCGACACGAACGTCCAGTTCAGATCGCGCTCCCGGCGAAGGGCATCGAGAAATGCGGCGCCCGCCGTCGCTTCGGCGCGGTAGGCGTCGGGAAAGCCGGGTGCATCGAGCACGCGCTGGCCCGGCGCCACATATAAGCTGCCCGCCCCGCCCACCACGAGCAAGCGCTCCACGCCCGCGCGCTTGACCGCGCCGACGATCGCGCTCTCGGTCACGGTCGCGAAGCGCGTCGCGCTGAACACGGCGTCGTGGCCGGCGACGGCGTCGGCGAGCGCGTCTACGTCGAGCGCATCGACGTTCCGCGCGCTGACACCGTCGCGAACTTCCAGTTTCGATGTATCGCGAGCGAGCGCCGTCACGGTGTGTCCGCGCCGCAACGCTTCGTGCGTGATCCGGCTTCCGACATTGCCCGTCGCGCCGATGATCGCGATCTTGCTCATGTTTTTTCTCCTTGTTTTTGCCGCGCGCACAGGGTGGCCGCACGCGCCTCTCTGGCCGGATGCGAGAAAGGAAAGCTCGATCAACGGATCCTGATCGTTCGGATTCCTTTCTGCGAACAGCCGTTCGTGAGGACGATCCGACCGGGACGCTGCCTCGCCGAACGACGCTCAGCGTCCGACAGATGCAATTTCCGCGCCGCTTTCGTAGCATCGGGCGCGATACCGCCACGCGGCCGTCATAACGCAAACGCGCCTCTCCCGGCTCGCGCCGCCTTTACACTAGAGCCCCCGCGCCCTTTGAAACCGCGTCATGACGGCGAATACCGGCGCGCCGGACGCGCATGTTTCGAAAGAGTGCTTAATGGAAGTCGTCAAGTTGTCATGACATTGGTTTATCTTGCAGGTCCTCGCCGCTCCATTACCGGAAAGGAGTTAACCGTGAAGAATCCGCAATTGCAGGGTGCCATCGAAGGACGCAACAATCCGGCAGGCGAGACTGCCTACGAGCCGATTCCGGTCGGCGCCGCGCCCGCCGAGTCAGCCGAACAAACGGGCTACTCGGATTCGCTGGACATTCCGCTCAATTACGGCATCGTGATGGACGCTGTCAGGGACGCAGTGCGCGCGAATCCCTGAGCGTTCGAATCCCTCGTGCAAAAGCGCCCCGGCTCGGGGCGCTTTTTTTTTGCTGCGCGGCTTCGATCGCGTTCGGCGCTGAATGGACGTCAACTTGCGGCGAATCGGGCCGGGTACTGGATTCGCAGGGCATTTCGCTCGATGACGGCATCGCGTTGGACGCGGTCCGTGCAATTCTGGGCGTTTCAATCTTCAAGGGAATGCGCGGCTTCAATCGGCGGGTTGCGTCTGCGTCAGCGCCTATTCTCGTGCCGGGCCAGCCGGATTCTTCTCTTTACGAGGCACGCTGCTCGCGTGTAGCCCGCGCACGCTCCGACCGTCGTGCAGAGGCGGTTCGACGCGGAGCGCCTAGCGCTTACGCAAAAAAAATCACGGGTTGCTCCGCCGGCACCTAGTTCTACGCGGTTCAGCGATACGTCGCTCCGCGCGTCAGACAGATGGGACACGCGGCGCTTTTCGCCTACGATGTAGAAGGACGAGACGCGTGCACCGGATGCAGGTGTCGTTTCGCAAAAGGCATCGGCTCATGGCAATGCGCCGGACGTAGTCGGGCGTTGCACGCACGTTCGTCTCGCACGAAGCCACGCGCGCCGGCAGCATTCAAGCGACATGAACTCCATTTTCAGAGACCGGCGCGAGGCCGGCCGCGAACTCGCCGCGCTGCTTTCGGACTACGCACACCGCGACGACGTCATCGTGCTCGGACTGCCGCGCGGCGGCGTGCCGGTCGCGTTTGAAGTGGCGAGCGCACTCGGCGTCGAGATGGACGTGCTCGTCGTGCGCAAGCTGGGCGTGCCGTATCAGCCGGAGCTCGCTATGGGCGCCATCGCATCCGGCGACGCCTTTTATCTCGATGAGCGCATCGTCGACTATGCGGGCGTGAGCACATTCGAACTCGACGCCGTGATCGAACGCGAGCGCGCGGAACTGGCGCGACGCGAGGCGATGTATCGCGGATTGCGCCCGCCGCTCGATACGGCAGGCAAAGTGGCAATCGTCGTGGACGACGGCATGGCCACCGGCGCCACGCTGCGCGCCGCC
This genomic interval from Caballeronia sp. LZ062 contains the following:
- a CDS encoding NAD(P)-dependent oxidoreductase, whose product is MSKIAIIGATGNVGSRITHEALRRGHTVTALARDTSKLEVRDGVSARNVDALDVDALADAVAGHDAVFSATRFATVTESAIVGAVKRAGVERLLVVGGAGSLYVAPGQRVLDAPGFPDAYRAEATAGAAFLDALRRERDLNWTFVSPSAEFVSGPRTQRFRIGVDELLVDANGRSWISFDDFAIAFLDEFERGAHIKQRFTVGY
- a CDS encoding phosphoribosyltransferase, translating into MNSIFRDRREAGRELAALLSDYAHRDDVIVLGLPRGGVPVAFEVASALGVEMDVLVVRKLGVPYQPELAMGAIASGDAFYLDERIVDYAGVSTFELDAVIERERAELARREAMYRGLRPPLDTAGKVAIVVDDGMATGATLRAAVMSLRNGDAPPAQVVAAVPVSPEDAATRLAGVVDACVCVLQPRHFLGVGQFYIDFDQTSDDEVRTLLKLRG